From the genome of Rhododendron vialii isolate Sample 1 chromosome 10a, ASM3025357v1:
TAAATTAGATTATTCATTAAGTTAAATATAAAAATGCAAAAGTCAATACAATTAATTACTTTTTTCATAATTAAGCAataataatttaatttattaattaattaattaatttaataagtataaaaattcaaattcgtgtttttttaagtgtggATTGGTAAGGTTGTATGGAACACAGGGGCACGCATAAATAATAAAtttccttagttttttttttttcccttgttcttGCCGTAaaagagtgagtgagtgagagagagagagagagaaacggcaaaagacaaagaagaagaagaaacccaATTCACAAACAAAGCTTCACAATCGCCGCCGGCTCACGGCAaaagacaaagaagaagaagaaacccaATTCACAAACAAAGCTTCACAATCGTCGCCGGCTCCTCGCCGTCATCACGgtatgcctctctctctctctctatctctctctctctctctcttccatttctcCTGATCGTCTaggtgtgcatgtgtgtgatgGGAGGCTGGGAGTGGGGGAAGGGGGATAAGGAGGGGTGGAATCGTCAAATTTTGAGGGGGATTAAGGGGGATAAATTATGGATACCTCAAACCCCAATCGAAACTTAGACCCCTGAATCCCCTCTTCTCCGGTCTTACCTAAGAAAGGGGATAAACGAATACCCCTAGGTTTTGGCTTCCCAAACCAGGGCTTAGAGATGGGCCCAGGTCCAATTGAGGGGTGATAACTTATACCCCTCCCTTCTCCGGcatccaaacaagcccttaagTGTCTAACATCCGTGCCCAACTTCAACTCTTTGATCATCTTAACTTTTATGACTTTAAGAAAAACAAGGTCACATCCattagaaaataaatatttctaGCCTTTCAAATGGATGAGATAGAAATTTCATATTTTGCCTTAATCCCAATTTATGTACTTGGATGAGAGgtctaaacaaaacttaaaaagatCAAGAGTAAATAATTATTCGAACTTCGAAGCTTCATAAATCTCAGGCTAAGGAAAAAGGTAGTACCTTGAGCTCGTCAGCCTCACCTTCAAGCATGCTCCCGTAACTACGGTGGATCTGGAATGATTGATCAATTTGCTGGAATAGCTGCCACTTCGTCATACTTATCGGACCCACCTCGAGATTCAGCGACAATTCCTTTATTGTGTCATTTATCATTATTAACTTATCTCTAAGTAACCAAAACTCATTGAAGAATATGGTTGGATAGTAATTCCCAGTTTTTAGTTCAATATTCAAGTCTGCAAACTCAagtcaagaaaactcaagaccacaATGACTTCAAAAGCACACTTTTCAACTAAAACCTCCCTTAATCAGATACATAAATAGTTAATGAAGTCCAAAACGTACGACagggagaagaaaagaaaaggaaagaatttaCTGTTCTATTTTAGTGCAAAATGAAGTACTTCGCAAGATGTACGACTGGGAGAAGTGCAGAACACTTTAGTGCTTCGTACTTAAATGAAAAGCACTTTTAAATAGAGGTCTTGACATCACCAAAGGAGATTCAAATTCACTAATCAGTCCATACAAAACTAGTACTAGTAATAGCAAATCATTGTGAATCAAGTACTGAATGGAACCAATTCTTGCCAATTCTGAACAGTAGCCAAAAATGAATCTTTGTCAGAGTTTCATAGACCCACCAGCAAAAAATTGCagcttttttttcctcctttttccgAGGGCATATTTGTGTGGATGCATAAGTGTAATGCCCCATGTCAACCAACCTAGTAACTAATTGGAGCCTAACTGCATGGCCCAAAATGCTTAAGCACAAGTTACTAGTCGTAGGTTACATGGTTCTTTATCTCCCCAAGATGACCCATATAGACTTTCCATGCAATCTCTCCACCTTTATGGCCTCACACCCTTGCAATgggttgagcactagagtcacgaCAATATTTCACAGGTCTTTTCCATAATGACCAAGGTCACCACAGCATCTCTTTTCCGTGACCCGAGCACACACGATTGTGTACACAAGTTGCTCTAATACCATAATTAACGCCCCCTGTAGACCACCGACCTAGTAACTTGTTGGAGCCAAACCATATGGCCCAAAATGCTTAAGCCCAAGTTACAAGTAGTAGCTTACATGGTTCCTTGTATTCCCATGATTACCTATGTAGACTTCGGAAGTAGGACTCGGTGTCCCAATAAGAGCCTCGAGAGGTGTTATTTACATTATCTTTGATCTCCCATCCCTACTCGTATATGAGGAAGAACCCTACGTGGGGCAGGTttaaatcaacaaaaacaaGGGATCCCTAAGGCTTTGGCCCTTTCATTCTTCTTTAAGGATATTGGGtactctttatttctttttgaggTTGTCGAGTGCATCTGTGTCGGCTTTTGACAATTCATTCAAGTTTATTCCGCACTCAAGATTATCGTTTATTGCTAACTTTATTGAACCCTTTCAAGTTTCAAGATATAAGACCACACGATCACCAATCCATCAATTGAGATAAACTTTTCAGTGATCAGGACCTAATTATGCATTCTTAATACAAgcacatttgcattttttttttgaaaaacatgaCCGAGTCAGAGCGATTCACAATTTGCCATTTCAATTCACAATTAGCGGAAGGACATTAAAGATTCtccattcaaataaaaaatttgataacaCACTGCCTAGAACActtaaaacataaaagttatcCTAGCATACTAGCATGAACACAATGCCTTAAAGTTCAGGAATCAATACCGAAATATACAAAGCAATTCCACACAAGCATGAAATATGAATAATACAAGCAGCAAGATGAACATTTTCCTCTGGGCCCATTCAGAACCCTAGTTTTCCAGTTTTACTTGATTTATCAGTCTTTTTTACAATGCTAGTCCAGTTTCATACATACTAAAACACTTTGTTAAATATAGGGTACATCAAAAGTTTCATGCTTGCAGCATAGGAGCTCCATAAGATGTGTCAAAgaaatagagtcccacattgcttgggagtggaatgggtgatcacttaataacatttgggacctcttcactcattgccaattggttttgagtttgatataaagtttccacatggtatcaaagcggggccCCTTCCACCGcacattctaaaaaaaaattcacaattcacatcCCACGATGCCAAACCAGCAAAAATagttgcacgatgataggaaCCAAAAAGTggtcacacgtgacagacctcaaacgcagCTACAAGTGAGGGGGGATGTCAAAgaaatagagtctcacattgcttgggagtggaatgagtaatcacttaataacatttgagacctctccactcattgccaattggttttgagttggatataaagtttccacaagaTGTATCATCTAATAACTCTAATAAACCTCTTCAGGAATACTCAAAACAAAGTCAAGAAAGTTAAGTAATGGATCACAACACAATCTAGAAGGACAACAATAGACATTGAAGGATACAAGGATCGATATTGGGCGGAACAGCATTTTTCGGATATCTGCAAATGATTGGCAAGATTAGCAAATTAATGACAATGAATTCTCTATAATTGAAACGTGATGCGTACAAACTCAACATATGAATAATTAATTGCACTTGGTAGATTCAGAAGCTGAAACAAAGAAATACACAAATATGTATATCTACAATCTGAATGTCACAAAAAGTGGGGTGAATGTCAAAACAAGGAAACATGCAAGACAATTGCAACTAAACAGCTCAGACGATTTGCTGATTCATGAACAAATCAACAGATAAATATAATCTACCACCTTGAGGTCAAACCCTAAGGCATGTTACCTCCTCAacattgaaaaatatgcaaagGAGCCTCGAGTGATTTTGGACTGAAATGCTACAATTAAATTTTCCATCTACTTAGTCTGCTAAGAAAGTTCCGCTAACGAGTTAACAAGGGGGTATTATGGCCAATTAGCAAGTTAAAAGATGTTACTGTGCAGAATGCAGATTGATCCAACAACCATACGGCCTGTATGGTGGCCGGAGAAGGGAGGGGGATAAGAGCCTTCATGGGATAAGCAAGCTCTGTCCCACTCTTATCCCCTGTGTTTGCTTCCCCCTTTGAACCCGGATTGCTTATCCAGTGGATAAGCGAAACCCACCCCAACCCTCCGGGATAAGCTTATCCAAATGGACATAATTACCGGCATGCCCTTTATACCTCCCCAAACCCTGTTTGTATTCTCATTATAGGGAAATTAAGTTAGCTCTCTCATTAATTCTTTATCCACCCAATCTTATCCATCCATTTCAACTACCAAAACAAACCCCTTCTTAGTTACTTCCTCTTTCTTAACTCATTCCCCCTTATAACATATCCACCCTTCTTCCTTATCCCCCAAACCTTAACAGCCCACCAAACAAGCCGATAGGGTAGACGTGTGCTGATAATCGAATGTGAGGTGAAGAACTGAATAGCAACTTAAGCGAAAGTAAATCCTAAGCAGTTTTTGGGCAAGCTTCATGCAGGTCAGCAATCACAATTACAGACGATGTGAGAACAATGTTTAAACTTCACGCTTTTCCTTGAAGGCTTGGTTGTTCAAAGAACTTAGTCATTGAGTAGGTTCTAAGCGTCAGCAGCCAAGCACCTCATCAGGAAGCTGCCCCCTTAGGTAGCTCACTATTTGACAAACTTACGTGCTTCCTAACAATGCAACCTCCTTCAGATAGCATTGAAATATTCTCCCAAATGGACCTTCTTAGGTCCGCATAGGCTGCACAAAGCTGTAATTTCTTTTTAAGGTTTTAACGGGTAAATGAACTTCATATTCTCAACTAGCAAAACAACACCATCATCTCTCTTATTCCATTTGTCTGTGAATGTATCTTTGTGTTTCGAGAATGCATTTTTGTGTATCTTTCTATTCCTAGGCTTAGACCCTGATCCGCTAAGCACTTTttcttttagcattttttgtccttattcaaatttttttcacgtttgttagttttgcaccaaacttttgtggattattgattcatcggaaaagtaaaaaaaaattacttttacccaaatattttggaaaataaccactttttagcaaaaacaaaagtcaaaaattgacatttgctaaaaagtgattatttttcaaaatatttgggtaaaagtaaagttttatattttactttttttttgggctaaaaagtggttatttcccaaaatatgagtaaaagtaaaaaaaaaattacttttccgattcctctcgtcgagacaaatcaataatccacaaaagtttggcgcaaaactaacaaacacgaaaaaaattcaaataaggacaaaaacgaaaaaagtcctaaaagttttaaaagttgTTAGTGGAACAGTCTTAGATTTAGTATTGCTTCTCTTGAGGGTAGGATAGTCATTATGTCCTCTAGGGCAACGTAATGTTTTTCTATTTAACTGTATTAGGGTTGtattacatctaacttgatcagCAATACATTTCTGcttcttctctctcatttgcTCTGCATCACTATCACCTTCGTGTATCTCCTATTAAGAACTTCATCCGATACAGATCTAATTGCATGCCAGTACTTGGAGATGCATGACAGGCAAATGGCGAAGTCGCAGGTCAATGGTGGCGGATTGATAAGCGGATCCAATGGTAGATGCGAAACGGCCCAACAGTCAAGGCCCATCGTTCTATAAAGGCATGGGCCCCAGCGGTTTTCAGCCCAATTCCTTTGTTTGGGCCTCTGAATCATCAATTTTGCCATGTTAGGAAATAATTAAACTGTTAATTACTTGGTCAATACAACTCCGTTTTGACCTAGGTTTTTGGcagtaattatatttttaatatatagtTTCCAGATTTGAGCCTAACTCAAATCTTTCAGGTTTTGGTAATTTTCgtaatttctttattttgttgctTGGTCGGCAAGTGCTGCCTTTTCCGGTTCTTCCCTACTTTGTTTAGGGTTTTCTTAGACTATAAGTTATCGCTGTAAGGCCTAGGGCTATTCAGTTTTGAGTTGATTCATAAAAATTGAGTCTTAGAGAGAGTTCCTTTAGATTATCttgtttgtgattgtccttgcTGCATTGCTCGTCAATTTCCTATTCACTTCCCCTGCATTATCCCTTCTTTCTTTAGTTTTTATAACTGAAATAAAGtccctccactttccctactccTCTCTCGTCAACATAGTCACTCAAATCTATCTTTACTCAAATGTTTCTCACAAGAGAACCGACTTTGATAATGTCTAAGATGTAGTGAATCAACAAGTATAACAAACATGAGTGAGTTTTGATTAGTTGGCATTTGTTCCTCATTTACAAACAGGTTCTTACAGACACTGCAAGTACCTTGTAAAATCATCAACCAAATTCACAGTAATGTTTGGTTTCCAATAAGACACCCATTCCACATGGGTATCATCTGTAGGAGCTTCAACTTCCACCTGAAGcaatcaaaacacgtctttatTGACATAAAACATCTACAAATAGCATAATCCAGGCAGAATCAGAGCGAAAAAAGATGTAACTATGCAAAGGAAACGAAATTATACCTTCATTcactaaaaggaaaaaaagtttaTACCTTCAGCAATCAAAATATAATATAAGGTAGGTATGCTATGCTATGCCTGAGCTAAGAATTATCATGCCGAGAGTTGAAGATAAAAAGATGATGATTTATCTGGTATTAGACTAGTTCCAatagcaaaatcattttccaagttCTTAACTTCATAATTTGTCATTTCAGAAAGTAAGCATTAATAATATAACCATCAGTTTGCTTTCCTGATTTTCCCTGACGTGGTTATTATTCATCACACAATTAACCTTTCCTGTAGTTCGATTATAACCTTTTTGACAGGCAGCACAGAATCCCACTAGTTAAAAGTCCTCAACAGTGTGTGTGGGAGCATGCCTAGGGTCGTACCCAGTAAAACCATAATTGAAATACAAGGACCGCAAAAATGATGTAAAATGTGTTGCCAAAACAACAAAGACACAAAATCCCACTAGTTAAAAGTCCTCAACAGCGTGTGTGGGAGCATGCCTAGGGTCGTACCCAGTAAAACCTTAATTGAAATACAGGGACCGCAATAATGATGTAAAATGTGTAgccaaaacaacaaagaaaaataactcagacaaaaatatatatttgagGATCTAGCATGGATAAGCAAAACTTATATAGGTTACAGCAatttgagggggggggggggggggggggggggggggggggggtgggaaaGAACCTCAGACACCATTGCACCCTCGCTAGACCCTTTGGAATCTCCCAACAAGCTCTTCCGTTTATCTGCTTTTGACTTGGGCAGGTAGGTCACAACAGCTGATATCAAGGAAAGACGAGATCTCGTTGTTTATACTTTTAACACAGTGATTTATCTGTAGTTAATGAGAAACAATCTTACAGTGCGTCCTCCCAAATGCAGCCAATGGCTGATACTCGGGATCATTAGGGTCCGGTGGGTAACCAGAACGAGCAAAGAAAATGTGAGCATAAAGACTGCCGTTCTGCTTCAAAGCCTGATAGGAGAATATTATGAGAAGTTTGGCATAGGTAATCAAATCTTTCCAAACACAGTAAAAGGTCCCATGCACGTGCAAGTATCAAAAGACAAGTAATATGCACTCAAATGTAACCCATAAGTAATCTTTGCTGTGTAAATTTACTACCTCAGATGGATAGTACTTGAGAGACAAAGACCTGGTACTCTCTGGTCCCCAAACAGCATAAGGTATATTTGTCTCATGCCAAACAAGTGCACCTTCGCTACCAAAGTCATTGAACTTTTCATGTTCTGAGAGATAAAACCACATATCCTGAACAAGCAGACTTACATTGTCAAATGGTAGGACTGACAATGAGAAAGAGGAAACATATCAACATAAGCAGTAAAGACTTTTTATAAGACATGACCAGAGACGGCCCATTTGATGAAGTCGACCCAGTCACAGTTTCTGATGAGGTTGATGAAGGTTCTTGTGGCCCTTCTCATCTGATATCGTTTTTTATTGATTTCCTTCTTGATGACATCTCAGTCAATAAGAGCTGTTAATTGCATTATCAGAAAATCAAGTGATGGGAAGTTATTTGGTTGCAATACTGTCTATGTTGGTGCTATTACTGCTATTGAGGATGCACTACGAGGTATCATCTGTTCACAACTATTAGTTAGGTCCGTGTGTGTGTACTCTTCACAAAGTATCTGTGCCGATCGACAATCAACATGCGGGTAAGGGTATACAATCCATGTCCTGCATGATTAGTTAGACATTCACCAAACAACCATATTGTTCAATTCAAGTGTGCATGATATATTATGCATGACTGGTAAACAGCTACATCTCATAGTTCATGatttgaaacaaacaaaaatctcCATGAAGTTTTGTATGCCTCTATGTCAGGTTTGATTAAGTCTATGCTATTATTTTGTATCAACCCCAGTTGCTCTTCTCAATTAACTGTGTGCAATCGACTCAGAGAAGCGTCATCATGTGGTATATTCTTCCTCCACCACTCTATATATTTTCTCTTCCCAATAGATCGCAGAAAAATGTTCAACATCGCCAAGTGATAGTAGAAGTTCTTATAGGAAACCAAAGCGTGAAAAGCTGGACTAGAGTGTTCTAAGACCTCCGAAAGGTCGAAAGGAAAGAGAATGATTTCCATCAAGTGATGGCAGTTGAAGTTGAACCGCTCAGTGTACTCGAAAAGTATACAGTTGGTGGTATgaacaaaaaaccaaaccaaaaccaaaccaaaccgagccttacgtcccaatcacttggggtcggctacatgaatcccaAAAAAACATATGTATATTAACTTCCCGACGGCCAATTAAACCAATGAGCAGGCAGAAATGTGCGAAGCGCGAGCATTACACTAGTAACCATAGACAAAATTTCCTCGAGTCCAACACTCTGTACCTATTTGacttaaaagaaatttttttcaccCAATGGACTTACAAGGACTAATCCTAATGAATTTTCCAAAATTAGTATGGAAAACTAATGTAACATGTGAGAACATTTGGAGGGCCCAGGCACCCCGGCACCCCCTTGTGTCAGCTACTGACTACACGTCGCCACTTGGCTGAACCTCACCTAACGGCTCATCCAACTCTCTGCATAGGCAATACAGTCAAACTATACCCAGATCATAGGGCTATCCCATAACAACGATATATACAGAGAAATTTATGCAGAAGCAAGAGATTTACTATACCGACTCACAGAGGTAATAAATTTTTAACCTCAggcaaatcaaaaaatcaaatcgaCCGACGAAAAAGATCCATACTGTTAAGAGAAAATCGAACGACACCAATCAAATCGGTGCGTTTTAGTATAGAGTGAGATTGCGTAGAAGACGAACCAAGGGTTCACCCTTTTGGATGAGATTAGAGATCTGGAGAGAAGGCTCCAGAGGCTTATTCTTGGGAGCGAAGAATTTGGAGGCAAAGTACCAAAACACCGCTATTCTAATAACTCCGGTTACGGTCTGCCCGAAACCCTGCTGCTGCTGCGGCTGCGGCTGCCTCGCTTCACCTACGACTCCTCCTCCGCCGGCAGCTCCGGCAGTTGCAGGCGGCGCCATGGCCACGATCTCAGATGGATTGGATTTGACCTAACAGTTCACGCGAGCAACGTCGAAAACAGGAAGAGATAATATGCGATTAAAAAGTcgatttctttgttcttttctttttttggacgGTGAGATGCTTAGAGATATTTTCTCGCAGGCGCTTCTATTTGCAACTACAAATACAATTCTTTGCTAAATAAAATccaccctcttttttttttttagtcataatatatatatatatatatatatatatatatatatatatatatatatatatatatatatatatatatacacttgtaataaaagaaccaAGGCCGGTAAGCCACGACATGTATTGAAATTATATTATTGTCCTCTGAAGTTTTTCTACTGTCCTTGGTCCTTTCATGTGTTTGTCTTGGGCCAGGGCTAGATTTGGTATTTTGCATTTTACTTGCAAACACTTAGACGAGGGCCGGTCCTCCAGCTTTCACTCGCAAAACTTGTACTCCGTTTCCAGATTTCAATGGAATCTTGTGCTTTTTGAGCCGTTTGATCTGTACTACCTCGGCGATCTATCGAGAGCAAAAGAAACTGAGTGCTTGCTTCTCCGGATTTTACTCGCAGAATTTGTACTATCTTTCCAGAATTTACTGAAATTATGTACTTGCTCAGCCGATCGATCTCCTTCCTTCGGCGATCGATCTCCTTCCTTCGGCGATCGATCAAGAACGAAAGAGACGAATGTTTGGTTGTCCGGAATTTACTCGCTGAAATTGTACTGTATTTCCGGATTTTGCTGAAATCTCGTACTTGCTCAGCCGATTGGTCTCCTTATTTTACTCAAGAATCTGTACTATCTCATGCTCAAAGCACTGTTTTTGCGGCTGTTGCCGTCATTAAAGAAGAGCCGAGATATCTTATTGCTTCATTCATTCCTGGGCTGGTTAGGGCTACAACAAAGAAGACAAGTGACCAAAGGTAAATTTTCGTTAGTTTTCAAGTTTCGATTCGATTCGATGATTTGTGTGATATGATACGATAATATTGCTGTAATTTGGCTTTTGAATTGTCTCTTTCAAGGATGCATGTATTCCATTTATGCTGTGGCTATGATTGttaaaaaaactcaaactaCTGGATTTTTCAACATGTCACTGAATCACGTGACTTAGAAAGCAGGTAACAGGTACATAGGTTCAGGAAAATTGTATTTACTTGAGTAAAAGAGTTTCTAACCATGAATAGCAGAACTAATAATAGAAGCCATGTACTATTAGAAGTTATAAAAACGATATGAACATTCACTGAGGTATGAAGGAATAAGaaggagaaagaggaaaaaagctgaagaaaaaaaaagggtaaatgaTACAGAAACTATACTAATTGCTCGGACAATGGAGGTTTCATGAGGTGATGAGTTTTGTAGATTATAAAGATAGAGTAAAAAAgtagaggggaaaaaaagaaaatgggtaaATGATACAAAAAATATACTAATTGGTGGGACAATGGAGGTTTCATGAAGTGATGAGTTTTCCTAGATTATGGATACACTATCTTGACAATGGAGCCTGAgtaaaaggatacaataccttTGTTTGTGTTATATGTATAGAACTATTGATTGTTAATAAAGGATACATTAAGGTTTGGCtattgacagagctcaatggaagaaaaagatttatgtagccgaccccaagtgattgagacataaggctcggtttggtttggtttggtttgtatgTTTAGACTGTTAATAAAGGATACATTAAGGTAGTGGAACAAATTAGATGTTCAATAGAATATGGCTTTGTTCAAGAGGACACATTAAATGTAGTAGGGGATATAGTTTTGGGCCTTTTGGCCTTGTTCGAATCCCTTTGTCATCTTCTATGTGTGCACCATTTGAACACACTGATTGCCCTTTAGAGCTCTTGTGTAGTGTTGTTTTAAACTTACTAGAAAGATATGCTATGCTTTAGTTGTGCTGCATGTTTACAATGTTAATAAAGGATAAACTAAGGAAATGGAACTGAGGAATAGATTAGATGTCCAGTAAAATAGGACCATCAGATATGTGCAATTGATTAGACTTGATGATTCAGTTTTCTAAGTTATCGATCAAacctcaattttattttatatgtaGTAGGGGATACCGTTTTTCCTTTGTTCGAATTGCTTTGTCATCTTCTATATGTGCAGTATTTGAACATGTTGATTGGGCTTTAAAGGTCTTGTGTAGTCCTGTTTTGAGTTTATCCTTGTCTATTTCTTGCAAGTCTTGGCCCATCTTTTTATGTTTGAAGGATTTATGCTTCTAATTTTTGACTAGGATACTAACATCATATTAGTTATCTTTAACCTatctaataattttttgaaatgtccATAAAGGTCTCTTTAATTCAGTATGGCTATGAGCTTTCAAGATGCATTGGCATCTACCTGCGAATACTTTGTCGAAGTTTTGGGTGTGTGCCTTCAAAAGATTGGAACTGAACCTGGAGCAGTGTACCAC
Proteins encoded in this window:
- the LOC131303402 gene encoding uncharacterized protein LOC131303402; protein product: MAPPATAGAAGGGGVVGEARQPQPQQQQGFGQTVTGVIRIAVFWYFASKFFAPKNKPLEPSLQISNLIQKGEPLDMWFYLSEHEKFNDFGSEGALVWHETNIPYAVWGPESTRSLSLKYYPSEALKQNGSLYAHIFFARSGYPPDPNDPEYQPLAAFGRTHSVVTYLPKSKADKRKSLLGDSKGSSEGAMVSEVEVEAPTDDTHVEWVSYWKPNITVNLVDDFTRYPKNAVPPNIDPYLNIELKTGNYYPTIFFNEFWLLRDKLIMINDTIKELSLNLEVGPISMTKWQLFQQIDQSFQIHRSYGSMLEGEADELKRVFLEGNPYLLVITMVVSIFHSIFDFLAFKNDIQFWNKNKSMEGLSAKSVVVSFICQFIVFLYLLDNDTSWMILASSGVGCCIEFWKIGKAMHIEIDRSGKVPMLRFRDRESYAGNKTKEYDDLAMKYLSYVLFFLVACSSVYSLMYERHKSWYSWILSSLTSCVYMFGFSMMCPQLFINYKLKSVAHLPWRQMTYKFLNTIIDDLFAFVIKMPTLHRLSVFRDDVIFLIYVYQRWIYPVDKKRVNEFGFAGEDGNQAAPGLEVIKEEEKKTN
- the LOC131303403 gene encoding uncharacterized protein LOC131303403; protein product: MYLLSRSISFLRRSISFLRRSIKNERDECLVVRNLLAEIVLYFRILLKSRTCSADWSPYFTQESVLSHAQSTVFAAVAVIKEEPRYLIASFIPGLVRATTKKTSDQRFLYVLVLQLLCTGYGFKEDSEGTEGPAEGFSCFLQRWSCW